ccaaatgttggctgacttcatggagaaggagggcctctttatgatgaactccttcttcaagaagccaccacacaggaaatggacctggatgagtcccgatggttccacgaaaaatgagattgacttcatcttgtctaccaaacggcaaatattcaacgatgtttctgtgatccatagggtgaaaaacggtagcgatcaccgaatggttagaggcacgttgaatatcaacgttcagctggaacggtatcgactggtgaagtctacgctccgacctactcgtgcccatatccaaaaccccgagtcctttcaactagaactgcagaaccgctttgattgtctagcaaattgcgaaactgtggacgatctgaacaacaggttcgtggaaactgtccattccgttgggtctaagttctataagacccaccgtacgaaaagaaccaaaaagttctcagaccatacacttaaactcatggaagagaggcaagaaatgagattgcagtcttcagcagatgcgtcaaaataccgacaaatcagtagacagatctctaagtcgcaaaccgctgacttgcgaaacttcaataccgtgcgtattaaaaatgcgattgaaaacaatcgcggctcgaaagttttcgccagagatctgtctattggacagaggcagctgacgcgtttgaagaccgagcacggtaatctgatttcttccaagcccgagttattaagtgaggtcgagaagttctatggacagctatacacgactacccagcagcctgttgacaacttggctaaagaccccagagccaagttgacccgacactataccgaagatatcccggacgtcagcctatacgagattagtgtggctctcaaacacctgaagaacaataaggcgccaggtgaggacggaatcacagcagaactcctgaaagcgggtggaaaaccgatacttaaagtccttcagcgattgttcaattccgtcattcacgagggcacgacgcctgaggcgtggcataggagcgtggtggttctgttcttcaaaaaaggtgacaacaccttgctgaagaattacagacccatctcgctgctaagccatgtttacaaattgttctcgagagtcattacgaatcgtctcgctaataggtttgacgacttccagcctcccgaacaagccggtttccgaaaaggctttagtaccatagaccacatccatacgctgcggcaggttatacagaagactcacgagtataaccagccactttgcttagcgtttgtggactatgagaaagccttcgattcggtggaaacctgggctgtgctaaggtcattgcagagatgccgaattgattacaggtatatccaagcgttgaagtgcttgtacgaaaacgccactatgtcagtccgtattcaggatcagaatacgaggccaatccagttgcagcgaggagtgcgtcagggagatgtgatctctccgaagctatttaccgccgcattggaagacgtctttaagcttctggactggggcggacttggcatcaacatcaatggcgagtacatcactcaactgcggttcgcggatgatgtagtcatcatggcacagactctggatgaccttagtaccatgctcaatgacctcagcagcgtttctcaacaggtgggcctgaaaatgaacatgggcaaaacaaaaataatgtgtaatgctcatgtatcgctccacccagttatagttgagaacgctgcactcgaaattgtagacgaatacatatacctaggacatatgatccagttaggtaggtccaatttcgagaaagaggtgaaccgtcgaatccaactcggctgggctgcattcgggaaacttcgcgacatcttttcgtccgaaattcctcagtgcctgaagacaaaagtcttcgaacagtgcgtgttgccagtgatgacctatggttccgagacttggtcgctaactatgggcctcataagaaggctcagagtcacacagcgggcgatggaacgagctatgttaggagtatctctgcgtgatcgaatcagaaatgaggagatccgcagaagaaccaaagtcactgacatagctcaacgagttgcgaagctgaagtggcaatgggcggggcacatagtgcgaagagccgatggacgttggggtcccaaagtgctggaatggcgaccccgcactagtaagcgcagtgttggccgaccccccaccaggtggactgacgacatcaagcgagtcgcagggattcgctggatgcaggtggctcagtatcgtgatgtttggaagtccctacaaaaggcctatgtcctgcagtggacgtccatcggctgatatgatgatgatgatgatgatgaaatccatCTAACCTCTAAACTATTACAGATGAGGACTCCAACTGTCACGCGCACTCTCGAAAAGTCTGAATCAAAACCTGAAATCAAAGTGAGTGGCCTATTTCAGTTGTTAGATAGATGTTGATAATGCGCTTAACAGTATGTACATATGTATAATATGcgaaagtgtgtttgtttgtttattattacgACTGAACcaataaactgattttaaaaatcttaccACAATCATCAGCTTcattatcaacgagtaacatAGTACGTGGGTACCGCGGTGCAttcgctagtattaaatatcccTAAATCCATCTAACCCCTAAACAGTTACAGATGAGGACTCCGACTGTCACGCGCACTCTCGAAAAGTCTGAATCAATACCTGAAATCAAAGTGAGTGTCGTACCTATTTCAGTTGTTGATAGATAGTTGATTTTACCTGACCTTACTTTGAcctttaagtaaaaaaatacgttttgcaCTACTGATTCAGAATCATATAACGTAATGATTGTGTTGGTGatctaaataaatcattttatgcTTTGCTAACATACAGgaacaatttaatataaatgtaaaaatgctCAAGTTTTTGGTTACATCTTATTTAAGTAATCATTTTTAGAAATCGTTCTTTCTTTCCTTTAAATTaaaggtttaaaaaatattaatatatagtagatattaaaaaaacaatgtttaacATATTATAACAACAACTTCCaacaatttcatttcattttcagatAAACAGAAACTGTGAACATGAAATTAACGAGTCTACATTTGAGGTATGTTACTTTTAGGTTTATAAGTATAACATCTTTTTTACTAGACTAGACATTTTATAATCAATCTTTATCTTCTAACTGAACCTATAGAGCTTCAAAATCTTGAGTAGTTGCttgctgtaaaaataaaaacaagtacAATAAATATGGCATTAGATGGGCCGCCTgataaaatacgagtaggtatacattTACTTTACGGTAATAGTAATCTGTATAAATACTAATACATAACTAACATAGATTagaacacatagatagtgtgtactCGTAAGCTGTTATaagtgccccgaaatgggagcccttgacgcatcgctacgctacgataagaacgcttgtgtgcgtgtcggcgagtGAAATTTGTTTGACTCatacgctcacatagtcacagaagtggccTGCGTTtgaagtgaaaaattgttagatgTTGTgagtctataggttattagtcgtATATAACttaatatctatttttattaattataaggAGGTACCCGAGGTAGAAACCAATACATGTAGCGCTGCGGAGGCTGTACGAGTTAAACAAGAGGAATCTGTTGTTTATTCGAGCATGGCTGAATCGCAGGATATTGCCAATTATGTACCTGTAACGTACGGTATGTGGATCgcaatattgttttctttatatgACTACTATACCATGAGTAATATAGTgaaatatctatagtataaaatgttataacgTAAAAGGGGTTGAATGCTTACACCCATAAAACATTTCCAAACGTCTGAACAATCTATCGATATCTAATACATAAGagtgctaatattataaaattgtgaaAGGAAGTCTGTTTACCTATGGCTAAATAGCTTAACTgaatttgatgaattttggtatagtaGAGAAAAATAAGCTCTTTGAATAgaacatacttttcatcccggaaaaatccattgtttccGCGGTGTCAgctattttatgataataatagatattaatTGAATAAGATGTAGGTTTTGGTTAACTAACTATTACGGTTTCCAGATATACAAGTCGTGGAGGCGATGGTTGTTCCTGTGCAGTTCCCAGCAGCTGGTCTCGGTGGGTACCAAGTTTACATAAAACTTACATATATCCCGTCCAGCAAGCAGGGTTATTATACAtatcggtgtaccattcaaataatgagtcactacatcgctttttcaacacattttcgtttatgcaatcatctaacatcgtatttttaatgaatttacaTTAAGCTTTTAAGTGGCAGTACCTTATATACGAGTAGAAGTAGTAGGAgttagtaagattatttcaacgaaaaaccgtaatttacgtaatttcgttgaaataatcatgttagatggtcgtaaaacaaaaaagtctttgtcatttgatgtaaaatgacgtagtcaagaatcatttcattgaaataactatgttagttgatcacaattacgaaaatacgatgaaaaattatgtagtgacttattattatttgaatggtacaccgagttcaGAATAAGCCTTACAGATGCCTACGCTCGCTATATGCCTATTCTCGCTCGCGCATCTGAGGTCCGCGACCAGtgaagaaatagacaaaatttcgtccAAAGGTGTCAgtgttgtcccagtcccatcgcTATCGTACCAACACAATGAAGGAGATAGCGGTAGTTCCGGTTGCGCCGCCATTGATTGAATTAtatctatttctctttacgaaattatctcgttggtcgcatgttagcgctaCTCACTGGTCGCAAAGAAAGAACATTtgtttcaaaagaaaataaaagaaggGTAATACAAGTTTACAATGTCTCTCTGTTTTcctttacaaatacaaaatacttacCTTTATCCACAACCAAagttattcgaaaatagaaagCTTTACTTACGTCAGTGTTGTACATTCATAATGCTTACACTAGTTAcaagccttgtgcacgccacccACCTCGTaactttactaataataattgcttACTATATACTAACAAAAGTGAGACTTATAGGAACACTGAATGTTAAATTCAATCACATGTTGTTTCAGAACAATTACCACTGCTACCAGAAAGTCCTGAGCAGCCTTTGCGAAGTCGGCCACAGACGCCGGGAAGCGTGTCGAGTTGTCCACCCACACCCAAATCCCTGAGCCGCCCCAGCACCCCGGCGCACCCGTCGCAGCGTCACGGCACCCCGGCCAGCCGCCCCAACACCCCGCAGCGCAACACCCCACCAACAAAACCCCGGACCCCATCTGTACCAGCCTCTTCACTATCCCGACCCGAAACACCCTCAAAGAAATCTTCTGCGCCGCCCTCTCCCTTGAATGGGAATGATTTGAAAtcagaatatattattaaaagaaaacaatatcaGGAATTGAAAAAGGAACTCGACCTTAAACAGGTACTAACGAATAAAATCCATATAATCgtaggtatcatcattatcataatccaACATCACCATCATAagcagctgatagacgtccaatgctggaattaggcctcttgcatggacttggACATAGACAAACAAAaccccgcttccattttagattgcatcgtcacttaccaatTGTATTCAAagtttaacttgtaaaaaataaaaaagctaaaGCTCTTTTCACAGAGATAATATAGACTATATTGTTAATGCTATCCCTGTATTACCACGGAAACGGAAATTGAACTTAACCGCAGAACATCCGCTAATGTacatgtaaatttttaaatctaatttcAGAAAACAGTTTTAGAACTTTACAACGGACTACGTGTCTTGCGTGAGCACATGACACGGGAGGGGATCCCCTACGCGTGTCAAGGTCACCAGGAGCTGGTGATGTACAACGTAGCGGACTGGGCTCCGGAAGAGGTGGCGCAAATGTGCCGAGACGCCGCTTCACCCGACACCAGTACAGCTTTGGAACTGTTCAAAACGACTTTACCTGTTGGTCAGTGATAGTATCATTTTCCCGTCTCGATTATAACTTTAGCAGTCTATGTATGATGATACGTATATTCCTCCCAGCGGCGTAACTGTTTGGTGGCAGTTCCCACTCccacgttatcaacccatattcggctcactgctgaactcgagtctcctctcagaatgagaggggttcggccaatagtccaccaccctgaccccagggccggcccgtccatacggcgaacggagcggtcgcttcaggcgccaaatcctagagggcgtctaaatggtaaagaaaaataaaaaaaaaatctttcttttcGTCTGTCTAATAATGATCGATAGAAGAGATGAAAGCGACGTGCGCAAATTTACTCCTAaagggggtgcgttacacccgggtgccgcaatctcaggggcgcccaagcgccactcgccacGCCGgttttataggtactagggggcgtaGCGTATGATTGCACCctggcgctacgtgagctagcgAGTCTTTTTAAAGTCTAacattagtttatatttttgattttcagaTGATTCTGTTCTATCAGACATACAATCCAAGACGTTAAATATTCCCGGATACTTTGCTGAGTTATGTCTTCAGGCGTTTACGGAAAGACAAGAATTGATAGATTGGGTTAAGGAATTTATACAGAACCATGTAAGTAAAGAAGtacacaatattaataatatactatttataAAGTCTACGTATATCTAATAGCTATTTTAAACACACTTTGACTTCTTCATTATCGGGCCATTTTGTATAagagttttattagttttagaaCTACTATTAATTCAGGCCTTTATGCCTTAAACGATGGTACGGTTTGGGGTCCAGATTAATCTGAGAGGGCCAGGGTTTGATTACACCCGTATATCCACCAGTATACTCGTAGCTTTGTGTGTACTAACAGTAAGGTGTACAAAAAGACGTTTGAAAGGGGCGTTGTGGGCGTAACTAGTACTCGAGCCGAAAAATGCTTCCAAATTATCATCTGCCTGTGggtggttgctaagcaacggtCTGTTGGTAAACGGGTTACTGTACTACACGCTTCCTctgataaaattttaaatattttaacaacgcGTATGCTCTTTACATACCAACAACCAAGGCGTTTGTGCTATCGACTTACAAATACTTACATCGAAATCCAAACCATGAAAAAGTCAGAAAAAGATGAAGTTAATCTACTTCAGGAAGTCTCCTCAAGTTGATTAACTtcatctttttctttttttaatgaagGCACACTACGTGGTATCTGCTTTCCGGCATGAACAAGCACATTTTGCCGGGTCCATGTGAATccgatttttcattttgttgacTTTTATATCGGCGTTCAAGACGTCAAGCTTTTTGGGGCTTCCGCAGGCTTTGCTTCGTAGACTGCGATGTGGATTACGTCATCAAACATCGTAGTCCCTGGTTAAATCTTCATTGTCATAGAGCATTAAGAAGAGGAAATATTGAGTTAAGCCCCAATTAAATGCACATACAATAAACACAAACATTTTCCACAGGAGTTTGTCGGCACTGACGCAGTGGAGCGCGTAGCTCGCTACAACACGCAGGGGCTCGAACTCTGCGAAGCTCTCCGCGAGATGAAGTCCCGGGCGGACAACGTTGTTGACACCGCTGCAGAGTTCTCTAAGTATTTATACATTCACTATAATgccaaatctatacttataataaatctgtagagaggtcaattctgtacatgaaatacttatatttccaaaatatagttattttggaaatataagtATTTCATGGGGTatttagtgatcgatactgatgccaaaaatgcaatctgtaaaattgttgtctgtctgtctgtatgttcgttatagaaacaatacctactctacggattttaacgaaacttggtacaattattctttatactcctaggcaggttatagtatgcTTTTCATAAAGCTACGACCAATTGGAGctgagcagtgaagggaaatgttgggaaaacaggcgaagttacttcatttttacagcgaaACTACTATAagggttggattaaagaggtcttagtcttagttataattaatatataaattactagctgacgccgcacggttttacccgcgtgattctcgttcccataggaatacggggataatatatagcctttctcgataaatgtgatatccaacagtaaaagaatttttcaaatcggaccagttgttcctgagattagcgagttcaagcaaacaaacaaactctacagcttgttaatattattagtatattagttGTCAAGTAAatgtgtacctactttattataGGAAAATGTGTCTTGAAAGATCAACGTTAATAGCAGTCGGTGAAACGTTAGTTCGCGAAATAGCGGAACTGCGTCAAGATTTAGAAAACCGCCCTCGTGTAAGACTCGAGAAACGAGAAACACGTGCTGAGGATGACGTTACAGCGAATGAGGTAgcttattactaatattttataaaacttctCGATCTAGTTCGTCCTTCTTTTTACCTTAGGATCGTCAGTTTACGTAATCTATATCCTTTGGAGTCATACGTATCGTTTTGGTACCTGTTTCGAACTGCAAATATTGGATCTCCTTCCAGTTGTCCTATCTATGTTCCAGTCAAGATGCAAACTACAAATTTAACATACAATCCTGTCATGTTCAAGGAATTACGTCGTGAATTAGAAGAAGAGCGAACTGCTAAAACAGCCTTGAAAGAGAAACTAGCGACAACTGAATCTTTATTGAAACAGACACGTTTACGTGTCTCCAAAATGGACAAGCAGTTGCGCGAGTCTGAAGCTAGTATAGCCAGCCTTACCGGAACCGTGAAAGCCTTAGAAGACCAGGTACCAATACTGTACTCcaacacaatattttaattaaaatgacaagctctaaaaatatcttaaatgcagaaaatacaaataattttaccTTGCAGAACAGACAACGAGATGTTCAATTAGAAGCTAGGGCTAGGAAATTAAAAGAGACGCTAAAAACGGAACAAATGGCTACGGGTCATTTAGCACAAAAACGTGATGCACTACAGGCTGAGTAAGTCGAAAGTTTACAAAATACTTCATGTACTAGGTACATCTATCTACTAATGTTTTCATTGATCGATGACATGTATATACAGGGTAAATGCATTAAAAGAACAAATCCAATCGATGACTACACAACATAAATCGGAAGTGCAagatttaaataacaaattgaaagaaTTGATTGGAGCTCTTGAAGAGCAGAAAAATATGACTCAGCGAATAACGGAAGAAAAACATGAGGTCGAAATGTCATTGATGGAAACTCAAAACACTATAGAAGATTTAAAAACGCAAATCATCAATCTTGAAGATAGTATACCCAATCCAGGTATGAAACAATTAAGCATGTTTTTTTCCAGATCTTGAAGCGACAAAATTTCAAAAGGAAGTATAAACTGGGTATCGAGtttagtaacaaaaatatttatttattccgaCAGAATTGCCGACAGAGAGAGAGATGGATTTATGGGCGGAATTGTCTGCAACAAAAGATATATTACGAAATACAGAGGAAGAAGTATCCGCGGTCAGAAAAGAAAAAGTCCGTTTTTTGGAAACAATGACGAAGATTGCGGtgactattatttatatattttattttacttcgtATTTAACTGATTTGTATTTGAATACcttaaatgttaactttttaGTCCTCTACTATACgaacataattttatatttcaggaAACTGAAAATAAATCAGGAATGCAACAAAAGTTGATGAGTGAAATATTAAACAAAGAAGAAACAATATCAAAGATGAAAATACAAATCAGGGAATTAACAAAGAACATGAAGCATAAGTATGTTAAAtgcaatcaatttattttaaaaaaaatctagagtATTTAATACTTAGGTTTaatctttatatatataaaaatttcgtgtcACGTGTTTGTCCGCGATGGACtcctaaactactaaaccgattttaattttatttgcattcCGTGTGCATTTTGATCCAACTTGAAAGATAGGATAGCTTACATCTCAATTTATagtcacaatattattttattgcaaattatttgtctatctatacatacatacaaaagaaagtcgtgttagttactccacttataactcaagaacggctgaaccgatttagctgaaaattggcacggaggtagtttagagccaggagaaggacataggatacttttttttttaaagtttacatcgagtttcaagtggacgaagtcgcgggcgtccgctagtagatttaTATGTTGAAGTCTACTTTTTGCAGTGAGCAGAAAGTGATCCAATACGAAAATTATGTAAAAGACCTGCACTCGTATGCCAGAACTCGGACAAATTGTCAGGAAGCACCAAATGATATTAACTACCAAGAACTTAAAGATCAGGTTTGAGACGTACCtatattattgatatattttacgAGTGTTAATTTATGGCGATGGTTAATATGTGAATTGGACATCAGTAAGGGCAAAGATTttcaatattggatagaagcaggcgttactttgcggaagttcatcatgattatataatgcgacaacgtcacccaggtccgacaaaatactatatattttacGAGTGTTAATTTATGGCGATGGTTAATATATGAATTGGACATCAGTAAgggcaaagattttctactattagttACATTACATACCttcaaaatcatcgcaaaaagtaatcagaatttagctattccactgagcacacacatgcacaattttgtgtttacttacattatataatatttatgtacattttgtttttacagttcttgaacacacaactctacattgtagacaatattaagatattattttcgttaaaataactttcgttgtttattatacgactaaatgaaattaagacaattagccaccatTGTTCGCCTCAGTCTCAACGCGCTactgacatatctaatagtataaattcttcgttttatttatcaaaacctttatatcaataataaaataacttaatatgTTGATTTACTCATTATAAAACATGATAATTTTCgtcttgtattaaaaaaaatacattatttataaatatggaaaGTACGAGTAGCTTCTGTTTTTTGTAACTTACGATCGTTTTAATTCTAAAGTAGACACGAAagttttttcagatagcatggtgcgggtgacagttcgtatCGCTCTAGAAAGTTGGCCGCGTTACGCGATAATAGTATTATACGTTCTATGGACGTCacaaggcaactgt
This window of the Bicyclus anynana chromosome 6, ilBicAnyn1.1, whole genome shotgun sequence genome carries:
- the LOC112046046 gene encoding forkhead-associated domain-containing protein 1-like is translated as MVVPVQFPAAGLEQLPLLPESPEQPLRSRPQTPGSVSSCPPTPKSLSRPSTPAHPSQRHGTPASRPNTPQRNTPPTKPRTPSVPASSLSRPETPSKKSSAPPSPLNGNDLKSEYIIKRKQYQELKKELDLKQKTVLELYNGLRVLREHMTREGIPYACQGHQELVMYNVADWAPEEVAQMCRDAASPDTSTALELFKTTLPVDDSVLSDIQSKTLNIPGYFAELCLQAFTERQELIDWVKEFIQNHEFVGTDAVERVARYNTQGLELCEALREMKSRADNVVDTAAEFSKKMCLERSTLIAVGETLVREIAELRQDLENRPRVRLEKRETRAEDDVTANEELRRELEEERTAKTALKEKLATTESLLKQTRLRVSKMDKQLRESEASIASLTGTVKALEDQNRQRDVQLEARARKLKETLKTEQMATGHLAQKRDALQAEVNALKEQIQSMTTQHKSEVQDLNNKLKELIGALEEQKNMTQRITEEKHEVEMSLMETQNTIEDLKTQIINLEDSIPNPELPTEREMDLWAELSATKDILRNTEEEVSAVRKEKVRFLETMTKIAETENKSGMQQKLMSEILNKEETISKMKIQIRELTKNMKHNEQKVIQYENYVKDLHSYARTRTNCQEAPNDINYQELKDQILNFQTRLLDAEYHNEKLSQDLLQKEQQLSTQDSTSKAQARVIKVREELINVLKNKESEQSRELFSLQKDLEQRMKVVDEVNKQIAAKADEIQELFATLENKQQQIHRLEKIVLVLEEQQRRAQAQRTRHEEKIAALEHELAAGGNRRERKSSFFSW